Sequence from the Hoplias malabaricus isolate fHopMal1 chromosome 10, fHopMal1.hap1, whole genome shotgun sequence genome:
CTCGACCCCGTGAGACCCCCCTCTGTTCGCGGCTCGACGTCAGTGAACCTGGAGGGCAAACTTCAAGGCCAAGACATTTTATGCAAGGGCTAgtcaatgctaatgctaacactaATCACATGCccccactctccctctctcccttccccCCTGTGCAGGTGAAACTAAACTCTACAGTTCTGACGACGAGAAGCTGGAGCTGAAGTCCGCGGAGGCCGCGTGCAGTGACCGGGACGAGAGCTCGGGCGGCGACAGCGAGAACGAGAGCTTCTCGGACGGGGCCGCGTGCGCCCCGGGACACGGCGCGCGGATGAAGTCCGTAAACGGCGGGGGAGCTGAAAGAGGAGGCGAGGAAAGGGGAGGCGACGAGGGTGGAGGTGGTGTCAGAGGGTCTCGCGAGCCCCTGCCTCCTGGCGCCTCGGCGGCCAAAAGCCGGCGGCGACGGACCGCGTTCACGAGCGAGCAGCTGCTCGAGCTGGAGAAGGAGTTCCACTGCAAGAAGTACCTGTCGCTGACGGAGCGCTCGCAGATCGCGCACGCGCTCAAACTCAGCGAGGTGCAGGTGAAGATCTGGTTCCAGAACCGGCGCGCGAAGTGGAAGCGCATCAAGGCGGGGAACGCCGGCGCGCGCTCGGGGGAGCCGGCCAGGAACCCCAAAATCGTCGTGCCCATCCCCGTGCACGTGAACAGGTTCGCCGTCAGGAGTCAGCACCAGCAGCTGGAGCAGGGAACCAGGCcttgaacaaacaaacaaaaacaaacaaagaaccaTGCAGAAAAACTAAAGACCTGCTCCAACTACAAAATGCATGAAGCACAAACAACAAAGGAATTAACTCGAGTATCTTCACGGATACCTTTATATCAATAGATGTTTTTAATACGATATTTTGTCGAGGTTTTATTATTCGTTTTCTTCCCCCTTCTCCGAATCCTAATTGTGTCCCTGTCTTTAATTTATTGCTTTGT
This genomic interval carries:
- the gbx1 gene encoding homeobox protein GBX-1, which produces MQRPGAPGAAFSIDSLIGAPQPRPAPLLYTGFPMLMPYRPLVLPATPLSAGLSAGLSAGLPLASLAGRLGSSLCAGLSPGVSSMVALPAFSEPAESFYCPAEPPHGGRHSPREELQHHRDNSAQLLNFTQTFHAVPGETKLYSSDDEKLELKSAEAACSDRDESSGGDSENESFSDGAACAPGHGARMKSVNGGGAERGGEERGGDEGGGGVRGSREPLPPGASAAKSRRRRTAFTSEQLLELEKEFHCKKYLSLTERSQIAHALKLSEVQVKIWFQNRRAKWKRIKAGNAGARSGEPARNPKIVVPIPVHVNRFAVRSQHQQLEQGTRP